From uncultured Roseateles sp., the proteins below share one genomic window:
- a CDS encoding PIN domain-containing protein — protein sequence MKAGRRNRQPPTVVLDTALVLAALFQNEGPAARLRQAWQSGQVLPLLSAATAQELLAALAFRRFRLTAAEREELLGDLLPFARVVQVEAGPGRSTNTLLQLALAGRAAQLISDDRQLRKEAQKQGVPSATLDAFVSLFS from the coding sequence ATGAAGGCCGGGCGTCGAAATCGCCAGCCCCCCACGGTGGTGCTGGACACGGCGCTCGTGCTCGCCGCGCTGTTCCAGAACGAGGGGCCGGCCGCACGCTTGCGCCAGGCCTGGCAGTCCGGCCAGGTCCTGCCCCTGCTCAGTGCCGCAACGGCACAGGAGCTGCTGGCCGCGCTGGCCTTTCGCCGGTTCAGGCTGACCGCGGCCGAGCGCGAAGAGTTGCTGGGTGACCTGCTGCCCTTCGCCCGCGTCGTGCAGGTCGAGGCAGGCCCCGGCCGATCGACCAACACCCTGCTGCAGCTGGCCCTCGCGGGACGCGCTGCTCAGCTCATCAGCGACGACAGGCAGCTGCGCAAGGAGGCGCAGAAGCAGGGCGTGCCGAGCGCCACACTGGACGCGTTCGTGAGCTTGTTCTCATAG
- a CDS encoding RNA polymerase sigma factor, with protein sequence MTLEATHRAIDAVWRIESAKIIAVVARMVRDVGVAEELAQDVLVTALEQWPEKGVPDRPGAWLTAAAKNRALDHLRRVQLLAAKHEEIGRDLEIHGEAFEPAFDAALEDDIGDDLLRLVFTACHPILAPEARVALTLRLLGGLTTDEIARAFLLPEATVAQRIVRAKRSLAAAKVPFEVPRAAELPERLASVLAVIYLVFNEGYAATSGGDWMRPALCDEALRLGRIVAELMPQEPEVHGLVALMELQASRARARIGAKGQPVLLLEQNRARWDHLLIGRGLTALARAERLNAALGPYALQAAIAACHARAGTADQTDWPRIAALYDALAQVMPSPVVALNRAVAIGMAYGPAAGLELADALSSEPMLKGYHLLPAVRADLLLKLGRRVEAQAEFERAASLTRNVRERELLLERARCCDSP encoded by the coding sequence ATGACCCTGGAAGCCACCCATCGCGCGATCGACGCCGTCTGGCGCATCGAGTCGGCCAAGATCATCGCCGTCGTCGCGCGCATGGTGCGCGACGTCGGCGTGGCCGAAGAGCTGGCGCAGGACGTGCTTGTCACCGCGCTGGAGCAATGGCCCGAGAAGGGCGTGCCCGACCGTCCCGGCGCCTGGCTCACCGCCGCGGCCAAGAACCGAGCGCTGGACCATCTGCGCCGCGTCCAGCTGCTGGCCGCCAAGCACGAGGAGATAGGCCGCGATCTGGAGATCCATGGCGAGGCCTTCGAGCCGGCCTTCGATGCGGCGCTGGAAGACGATATCGGCGACGACCTCCTGCGCCTGGTGTTCACCGCCTGCCATCCGATCCTGGCGCCAGAGGCCCGCGTGGCGCTGACGCTGCGCCTGCTCGGCGGCCTGACGACCGACGAGATCGCCCGTGCCTTTTTGCTGCCCGAGGCCACGGTGGCGCAGCGCATCGTACGCGCCAAGCGCAGCCTGGCTGCCGCCAAGGTGCCCTTCGAGGTGCCGCGTGCGGCCGAGCTGCCCGAGCGCCTGGCCTCGGTGCTGGCCGTCATCTACCTGGTGTTCAACGAGGGCTATGCGGCCACCAGTGGCGGCGACTGGATGCGCCCGGCGCTGTGCGACGAGGCACTGCGGCTGGGGCGCATCGTTGCCGAGCTGATGCCGCAAGAGCCCGAGGTCCACGGCCTGGTCGCGCTGATGGAGCTGCAGGCCTCGCGGGCCCGGGCGCGCATCGGCGCCAAGGGTCAGCCGGTGCTGCTGCTGGAGCAGAACCGTGCGCGCTGGGACCATCTGCTGATCGGTCGCGGCCTCACTGCGCTGGCCCGTGCCGAGCGGCTGAATGCGGCGCTGGGGCCTTACGCGCTGCAGGCGGCGATCGCGGCCTGCCATGCCCGGGCCGGCACGGCCGACCAGACCGATTGGCCGCGCATTGCCGCGCTCTACGACGCGCTGGCCCAGGTCATGCCGTCGCCGGTGGTGGCGCTGAACCGTGCGGTGGCCATAGGCATGGCCTACGGCCCGGCGGCCGGCCTGGAACTGGCCGACGCGCTGAGCAGCGAGCCGATGCTGAAGGGCTACCACCTGCTGCCGGCAGTGCGCGCCGACCTGCTGCTCAAGCTGGGCCGGCGGGTCGAGGCGCAGGCCGAGTTCGAACGCGCGGCGTCGCTGACCCGCAATGTGCGCGAGCGCGAGCTGCTGCTGGAGCGCGCGCGCTGCTGCGATTCACCTTAG
- a CDS encoding DUF2157 domain-containing protein has product MDLRQSLFELIARHQLDHAQARQLQQLSGLLDEPPGLARWLPRGVAVLGAALGGLGVVMWIAANWETLGRAGRFGLLQALVLVTALGAAWRPAARAPLGLLSLLGIGALFAYFGQTYQTGADAWQLFALWAVLALPLCLGARSDVLWAPWALVAMTALSLWTHTHIGRQWQVRPEDLDVHMLAWAMALLLVAALSPALRRFTGAGPWAMRTAVVLAVMSFTLIALGGLFYRTVAGQYPLGLLMLAVSAGLLGTRRWFDVFGLSAVALGLNALLVAGLGRWLFDSNGHGDEIGKLMLLGLGAAGLLAGSVSLILRLSRRAAGEGA; this is encoded by the coding sequence ATGGATTTGCGCCAGAGCCTGTTCGAACTGATCGCCCGGCACCAGCTGGATCACGCGCAGGCCCGGCAGCTGCAGCAGCTGTCCGGCCTGCTCGATGAGCCACCGGGTCTGGCGCGTTGGCTGCCACGCGGCGTGGCCGTGCTGGGCGCCGCGCTGGGCGGCCTCGGTGTGGTGATGTGGATTGCCGCGAACTGGGAGACCCTGGGCCGCGCCGGCCGCTTCGGCCTGCTGCAGGCGCTGGTGTTGGTCACCGCGCTGGGGGCGGCCTGGCGGCCCGCCGCCCGCGCGCCGCTGGGCTTGCTGAGCCTCCTGGGCATTGGCGCGCTGTTCGCCTATTTCGGCCAGACCTATCAGACCGGAGCCGATGCCTGGCAGCTGTTCGCGCTGTGGGCGGTGCTGGCCCTGCCGCTGTGCCTGGGTGCGCGCTCCGATGTGCTGTGGGCGCCCTGGGCCCTGGTGGCGATGACGGCGCTGTCGCTCTGGACGCACACCCATATCGGCCGGCAGTGGCAGGTGCGGCCCGAGGATCTGGACGTGCACATGCTGGCCTGGGCGATGGCCCTGCTGCTGGTCGCGGCCCTGAGCCCGGCCCTGCGGCGCTTCACCGGTGCCGGGCCCTGGGCGATGCGCACGGCCGTCGTGCTGGCGGTGATGTCCTTCACCCTGATCGCGCTGGGCGGCCTGTTCTACCGCACCGTGGCCGGTCAGTATCCGCTGGGCCTGCTGATGCTGGCCGTCTCGGCCGGCCTGCTCGGCACGCGCCGTTGGTTCGATGTGTTTGGGCTCAGCGCGGTGGCCCTCGGGCTGAATGCCTTGCTGGTGGCCGGCCTGGGCCGCTGGCTGTTCGACAGCAACGGCCATGGCGATGAGATCGGCAAGCTGATGCTGCTGGGCCTGGGTGCGGCGGGACTGCTGGCGGGCTCGGTGAGCTTGATCCTGCGCCTGTCGCGCCGCGCCGCGGGAGAGGGCGCATGA
- a CDS encoding AbrB/MazE/SpoVT family DNA-binding domain-containing protein, which yields MLAKITAKNQLTLPKSVTQTMGPVEYFDVQARGGQIILTPVRIQRGDAVRAKLAELDLSEKDLQNAAVAARGHQAPAKPASRTRQQNAAVTTALSNDALPPARRTLPKSGSKRGSAAVAAKPLARTAIKTRQTPPPAKKVAAAKRASAR from the coding sequence ATGCTTGCCAAGATCACCGCCAAGAACCAGTTGACGCTGCCCAAGAGCGTGACGCAAACCATGGGGCCGGTGGAATATTTCGATGTCCAGGCCCGGGGCGGACAAATCATCCTGACGCCGGTACGCATCCAACGCGGCGACGCGGTACGCGCCAAGCTGGCCGAGCTCGATCTGAGCGAAAAAGACCTGCAAAACGCGGCAGTGGCGGCGCGTGGGCACCAAGCACCGGCCAAACCGGCAAGCAGAACGAGGCAGCAAAACGCGGCAGTGACAACGGCGCTGTCGAACGACGCCCTGCCGCCGGCCCGCCGCACGCTGCCAAAAAGCGGCAGTAAACGCGGCAGTGCCGCCGTGGCGGCCAAACCGCTGGCCAGAACAGCGATCAAAACGCGGCAGACCCCGCCGCCCGCCAAAAAGGTCGCCGCCGCAAAACGTGCCAGTGCCCGATGA
- a CDS encoding GDYXXLXY domain-containing protein, which translates to MKTAEQTLQAARQTGLLPADAMLPTQDERPWPVVLLTAVGAWFAAVPLLIMIGMLLGDVLRRGVGPYFVGVLVLLAAVVVMRSRELPLFVEQLAVPALLVGGGMLIVGLYRDLSLTLASLLMLAVTLGVAWAIPKTWLRVLLGAAAAALLGLVLMPLRWNMWRADIFVPWLVLHALLLAWGLALWLQQQQLMRGRLAREAALLEALAAGWLLLVLAGLAWLSGMSFMVGGNMGELSREVANDLTPRLTGEALPLQAGSVLMALAATWLAVRAWAGLMGWLPLAVAAVLAGLCWFVPALGAVLLAVSLCCTTQRWRLASAAALVAAWGFGSFYYQLQWPLATKALVLAGSGGLLGALAWLAPAWRASRVDHLGSARPGPAAWAMLAGGALTLLVANGAIWQKQDLIARGRPVFVALAPIDPRSLMQGDYMRLNFGSGGLDETPLLQAPGSARPKVVARIDARGVATVQRGQQPDRALAADELLIELTPKDGRWILVTDAWFFREGEGERWAQARFGEFRVLPDGRALLVGMADAELKPIVP; encoded by the coding sequence ATGAAGACCGCCGAACAAACCTTGCAAGCTGCGCGGCAGACAGGCTTGCTGCCGGCCGATGCGATGCTGCCCACCCAGGACGAACGCCCCTGGCCGGTGGTGTTGCTCACCGCCGTGGGCGCCTGGTTCGCGGCCGTGCCGCTGCTGATCATGATTGGCATGCTGCTGGGCGATGTGCTGCGGCGCGGTGTCGGGCCCTATTTCGTCGGCGTGCTGGTGCTGCTGGCCGCGGTGGTGGTGATGCGCTCGCGCGAGTTGCCCCTGTTCGTCGAGCAGCTGGCCGTGCCGGCGCTGCTGGTCGGTGGCGGCATGCTGATCGTCGGCCTGTACCGCGACCTCAGCCTGACGCTGGCCTCGCTGCTGATGCTGGCGGTGACCCTGGGCGTGGCCTGGGCCATTCCCAAGACCTGGCTGCGCGTGCTGCTGGGCGCAGCAGCGGCGGCCTTGCTGGGCCTGGTGCTGATGCCGCTGCGCTGGAATATGTGGCGCGCCGATATCTTCGTGCCCTGGCTGGTGCTGCATGCCCTGCTGCTGGCCTGGGGCCTGGCGCTGTGGCTGCAGCAACAGCAGCTGATGCGGGGCCGGCTGGCACGGGAGGCGGCGCTGCTGGAGGCGTTGGCTGCCGGTTGGCTGCTGCTGGTGCTGGCCGGCCTGGCCTGGTTGTCGGGCATGAGCTTCATGGTCGGCGGCAACATGGGCGAGCTGAGCCGGGAGGTCGCCAATGACCTGACGCCACGCTTGACGGGCGAGGCCCTGCCGCTGCAGGCCGGCTCGGTGCTGATGGCGCTGGCTGCCACCTGGCTGGCAGTGCGCGCCTGGGCCGGCCTGATGGGCTGGCTGCCGCTGGCGGTGGCCGCCGTGCTGGCGGGCCTCTGCTGGTTTGTGCCGGCCCTGGGTGCCGTGCTGCTGGCTGTTTCCCTGTGCTGCACCACACAGCGCTGGCGCCTGGCCTCGGCGGCGGCCCTGGTGGCGGCCTGGGGCTTTGGCAGCTTCTACTACCAGCTGCAATGGCCGCTGGCGACCAAGGCGCTGGTGCTGGCCGGGTCCGGCGGCCTGCTGGGTGCGCTGGCCTGGCTGGCGCCGGCCTGGCGCGCGAGCCGCGTCGATCACCTGGGTTCAGCAAGACCTGGCCCTGCTGCCTGGGCCATGCTGGCCGGCGGCGCCTTGACCCTGCTGGTGGCCAACGGGGCGATCTGGCAGAAGCAGGATTTGATCGCTCGCGGCCGGCCGGTGTTCGTGGCGCTTGCGCCCATCGATCCGCGCTCGCTGATGCAGGGCGACTACATGCGCTTGAACTTCGGCAGCGGCGGCCTTGACGAAACCCCCTTGCTGCAGGCACCCGGCAGCGCCCGGCCCAAGGTCGTGGCGCGCATCGATGCCCGTGGCGTGGCCACCGTGCAGCGGGGCCAGCAGCCGGATCGTGCGCTGGCTGCGGACGAGTTGCTGATCGAGCTGACACCCAAGGACGGGCGCTGGATACTGGTCACCGACGCCTGGTTCTTCCGCGAGGGCGAAGGCGAGCGCTGGGCCCAGGCGCGCTTCGGCGAGTTCCGTGTGCTGCCCGATGGCAGGGCGCTGCTGGTGGGCATGGCCGACGCGGAGCTGAAGCCCATCGTGCCTTGA
- a CDS encoding PEP-CTERM sorting domain-containing protein — translation MLKKHPLLALALAATLPVAFSAHALGTGDMAFTAFNADEDGWAMVTFVDIVANTKVYFTDNEWGGASFNTGESYHQWISGPATISAGTVIRFKNIDVASMSASVGTLTQVSVSGSTNLGLSQSADTVYAFVGTSATTPTAFLSAISSGAFSAAEGGLTNTGLSVGNGAIQLKNGSDFAEYSGLRAGQAQFNAYKSLVGNSANWTDKGDGSYAALAPNTTAFTVTAVPEPESYALMLAGLGAIGFIARRRKQS, via the coding sequence ATGCTGAAGAAACACCCCTTGCTGGCCCTCGCGCTGGCTGCCACCCTGCCCGTCGCCTTCTCCGCCCATGCCCTGGGCACCGGCGACATGGCGTTCACTGCCTTCAATGCCGACGAAGACGGCTGGGCCATGGTCACCTTCGTCGACATCGTCGCCAACACCAAGGTCTACTTCACCGACAACGAATGGGGCGGCGCCTCCTTCAACACCGGTGAAAGCTACCACCAGTGGATCAGCGGCCCCGCCACCATCAGTGCAGGAACCGTGATCCGATTCAAGAACATTGATGTGGCTTCGATGTCCGCTTCGGTGGGCACGCTGACACAGGTCAGTGTCTCCGGCAGCACCAATCTCGGCCTGAGCCAGTCGGCCGACACCGTCTACGCCTTCGTCGGTACTTCGGCGACCACCCCGACGGCCTTTCTGAGCGCGATTTCATCAGGTGCCTTCAGCGCCGCCGAAGGTGGCCTGACCAACACCGGCCTGTCGGTCGGCAACGGCGCCATCCAGCTGAAAAACGGCTCGGACTTCGCCGAATACAGCGGCCTGCGTGCGGGCCAGGCCCAGTTCAACGCCTACAAGAGCCTGGTCGGCAACAGCGCCAACTGGACGGACAAGGGTGACGGCAGCTACGCCGCGCTGGCGCCCAACACCACGGCCTTCACGGTGACCGCCGTGCCGGAACCGGAGAGCTATGCATTGATGCTGGCCGGCCTGGGCGCGATCGGCTTCATCGCCCGCCGCCGCAAGCAATCCTGA
- a CDS encoding cob(I)yrinic acid a,c-diamide adenosyltransferase, whose product MANRLSQIATRTGDDGTTGLGDNTRVPKNHLRVMAMGDVDELNSNIGVLLAEPLPDEVRELLITIQHELFNLGGELCMPGYELLKLDAVLRLDEALAHFNANLPRLKEFILPAGTRSAAIAHVCRTVARRAERAVVTLNASEPINDALRHYLNRLSDLLFVLARVLNRANLDGLGGDDVYWHSERLKRQDAAEN is encoded by the coding sequence ATGGCCAACCGACTCTCACAAATCGCCACCCGCACCGGCGACGATGGCACCACCGGCCTCGGTGACAACACCCGCGTGCCCAAGAACCATCTGCGCGTGATGGCGATGGGCGATGTGGACGAGCTGAACTCCAATATCGGCGTGTTGCTGGCCGAGCCGCTGCCCGACGAGGTGCGCGAGTTGCTGATCACCATCCAGCACGAGCTGTTCAATCTCGGCGGCGAGCTGTGCATGCCCGGCTACGAGTTGCTGAAGCTCGATGCCGTGCTGCGCCTGGACGAAGCCCTCGCTCACTTCAACGCGAACCTGCCGAGGCTGAAGGAATTCATCCTGCCGGCCGGCACGCGCAGCGCGGCCATTGCCCACGTCTGCCGCACCGTCGCCCGCCGCGCCGAGCGGGCGGTCGTCACGCTGAATGCCAGCGAGCCCATCAATGACGCGCTGCGCCACTACCTGAACCGGCTCAGCGATCTGCTGTTCGTGCTGGCGCGGGTGCTGAACCGGGCCAATCTGGACGGCCTGGGCGGGGACGATGTGTACTGGCACTCCGAGCGGCTGAAGCGCCAGGACGCCGCCGAAAACTGA
- a CDS encoding VOC family protein, giving the protein MTQPNFVLLYVASPTESAGFYTQLLAQPPVESSPTFAMFALDSGVMLGLWARHTVEPAAAGQAGSAELAFAQPSREAVDALHAEWQTRGLPIIQAPTVVDFGYTFTATDPDGHRLRVFTPQGD; this is encoded by the coding sequence ATGACCCAGCCCAACTTCGTTCTTCTCTACGTCGCCAGCCCCACCGAGAGCGCCGGCTTCTACACCCAGCTGCTGGCCCAGCCACCGGTCGAGTCGTCCCCCACCTTCGCGATGTTCGCGCTGGACTCCGGTGTGATGCTGGGCCTGTGGGCACGCCACACGGTGGAGCCCGCCGCCGCGGGCCAGGCGGGCAGCGCCGAGCTGGCGTTCGCGCAACCCTCCAGGGAGGCCGTCGACGCGCTGCACGCCGAGTGGCAGACGCGCGGCCTGCCCATCATCCAGGCACCGACGGTGGTGGACTTCGGCTACACCTTCACCGCCACCGACCCCGACGGCCACCGCCTGCGCGTATTCACGCCCCAGGGCGATTGA
- a CDS encoding OmpP1/FadL family transporter: MRFALSALGAALLGGLCAPAAMASGYHFGSQSASAQGTANANSAEAADASVLFYNPAGMTQLKGTQASGVLNLVLPSGRFQDQGSVTLFGLPTGGGNGGKFVHNAAVPHAYLTHQLSDRMSLGFAMFVPFGSKSEYESDWSGRYNTIGTELKTIALNPSIAFKLNDRLSLGAGMTAQMIDGKLAKAADFGSGALNLLVESQVAANAQPGVPVDVVRAAVINKLGGLIKQVSGNPLYSGRVDIDGKDWGLGFNLGLMYHHDEDTRFGVAYRSRIKHQLTGDARWQVQTPAANLAALLNGALPGAGTQVQQRLVGLYTDSGTRLRVDTPESLSFSVFKQQQKLAVMADVTLTRHSRFSELRIDFDNALPDSVTPQKWINTVRAAFGLSYQWSDSLKLRGGLAFDQSPVSQANRTPSIPDGDRSWISTGLNWKLDAKSSVDLALSYIHVARGQVDSFDNGGLTNAVGSQVCNAAGNTSSCATLRGRYELSSTLLGIQYNRSF; this comes from the coding sequence ATGCGATTCGCACTCTCGGCACTGGGCGCGGCATTGTTGGGCGGCTTGTGCGCGCCCGCTGCGATGGCCTCGGGCTACCACTTCGGCTCGCAGTCGGCCTCGGCCCAGGGCACGGCCAATGCCAACTCGGCCGAGGCCGCCGATGCATCGGTGCTGTTCTACAACCCGGCCGGCATGACCCAGCTCAAGGGCACCCAGGCCTCCGGCGTGCTGAACCTGGTGCTGCCCAGCGGCCGGTTCCAGGACCAGGGCAGCGTGACCCTGTTCGGCCTGCCCACCGGCGGCGGCAATGGCGGCAAGTTCGTGCACAACGCTGCGGTGCCCCATGCCTACCTGACCCACCAGCTGTCCGATCGCATGAGCCTGGGCTTTGCGATGTTCGTGCCCTTTGGTTCGAAGAGCGAGTACGAGTCCGACTGGAGCGGCCGCTACAACACCATAGGCACCGAGCTGAAGACGATCGCGCTGAACCCGTCGATCGCCTTCAAGCTGAACGACAGGCTCAGCCTGGGCGCCGGCATGACCGCGCAAATGATTGACGGCAAGCTGGCCAAGGCGGCCGACTTCGGCTCGGGCGCACTCAACCTGCTGGTCGAGTCGCAGGTGGCCGCCAATGCGCAGCCCGGCGTGCCGGTGGACGTGGTGCGCGCGGCCGTGATCAACAAGCTGGGCGGCCTGATCAAGCAGGTCTCGGGCAATCCGCTGTACTCCGGCCGGGTCGACATCGACGGCAAGGACTGGGGCCTCGGCTTCAATCTGGGCCTGATGTACCACCACGACGAAGACACCCGCTTCGGTGTGGCCTACCGCTCCAGGATCAAGCACCAGCTCACCGGCGACGCCCGCTGGCAGGTGCAGACCCCGGCGGCCAATCTGGCGGCGCTGCTGAATGGCGCGCTCCCTGGCGCCGGCACGCAGGTGCAGCAGCGCCTGGTGGGCCTCTACACCGACAGCGGCACCCGCCTGCGCGTCGACACGCCCGAGTCGCTGTCCTTCTCGGTCTTCAAGCAGCAGCAGAAGCTGGCCGTGATGGCCGACGTGACCCTGACCCGGCACTCGCGCTTCAGCGAGCTGCGCATCGACTTCGACAATGCACTGCCAGACTCGGTGACGCCGCAGAAATGGATCAACACGGTGCGCGCCGCCTTCGGCCTCAGCTACCAGTGGAGCGACAGCCTGAAGCTGCGCGGCGGCCTGGCGTTCGACCAATCGCCGGTGAGCCAGGCCAACCGCACACCGTCCATTCCCGATGGCGACCGCAGCTGGATCTCGACCGGCCTGAACTGGAAGCTCGACGCCAAGAGCTCGGTCGATCTGGCGCTCAGCTACATCCATGTGGCGCGCGGCCAGGTGGACAGCTTCGACAACGGCGGACTCACCAACGCCGTCGGCTCGCAGGTCTGCAATGCCGCCGGCAACACCTCCAGCTGCGCCACCTTGCGCGGCCGCTACGAACTCAGCTCGACTCTGCTGGGCATCCAGTACAACCGAAGCTTCTGA
- a CDS encoding YafY family protein, protein MSRASRLLDLLQLLRRHRHPVSGADLAASLGVSLRTLYRDIATLQAQGAQIAGEAGVGYVLQPGFTLPPLMFTLDELEALGLGSRWVVARADARLADAAGQALAKISAVLPPELRHELDSHALLVGPSSAGSAADALLASLREAIRGERKIAISYRDLQGRDSQRLLWPFALGFFDQVEVLVAWCELRQAIRNFRTDHILGLELTDTRYPRRRQALLKEWRAQEGIPGS, encoded by the coding sequence ATGTCACGTGCCTCCCGATTGCTGGATCTGCTGCAGCTGCTGCGCCGCCACCGCCACCCGGTCAGCGGCGCCGACCTGGCCGCCAGCCTGGGTGTGAGCCTGCGCACGCTGTACCGCGACATCGCCACCCTGCAGGCCCAGGGGGCGCAGATTGCCGGCGAGGCCGGCGTCGGCTATGTGCTGCAGCCCGGCTTCACCCTGCCGCCGCTGATGTTCACCCTGGACGAGCTGGAGGCCCTGGGCCTGGGCTCGCGCTGGGTGGTGGCCCGCGCCGATGCCCGCCTGGCCGATGCTGCGGGCCAGGCCCTGGCCAAGATCTCGGCCGTGCTGCCGCCCGAGCTGCGCCATGAGCTGGACAGCCATGCGCTGCTGGTCGGCCCCAGCAGCGCCGGATCGGCCGCCGACGCCCTGCTGGCCAGCCTGCGCGAAGCGATACGCGGCGAGCGCAAGATCGCCATCAGCTACCGCGATCTGCAGGGCCGCGACAGCCAACGCCTGCTGTGGCCGTTCGCGCTGGGCTTTTTCGACCAGGTCGAGGTGCTGGTCGCCTGGTGCGAGCTGCGCCAGGCCATCCGCAACTTCCGCACCGATCACATCCTCGGCCTGGAGCTGACCGACACCCGCTACCCGCGCCGCCGCCAGGCGCTGCTGAAGGAGTGGCGGGCGCAGGAGGGCATTCCGGGCTCCTGA
- a CDS encoding EVE domain-containing protein, translating to MIAIEPRHWIAVASAEHVRLGRAQGFMQVCHGKAAPLRRLQAGDWVSYYSPSTRSSGKDRLQAFTAVGRVLPGAPYAVDMGGGFVPFRRDVAWLPAAEAAIQPLLDQLDFTAGQRSWGYQLRFGLFAVSAHDMDLIARAMAIDAPRTEVAS from the coding sequence ATGATCGCGATCGAACCGCGCCACTGGATCGCCGTGGCCAGCGCCGAGCATGTGCGGCTCGGCCGGGCCCAGGGCTTCATGCAGGTCTGCCATGGCAAGGCCGCACCGCTGCGCCGGCTGCAGGCCGGTGACTGGGTCAGCTACTACTCGCCCAGCACCCGCTCTAGCGGCAAGGACCGGCTGCAGGCCTTCACCGCCGTGGGTCGGGTGCTGCCCGGCGCGCCCTATGCCGTCGATATGGGCGGCGGCTTCGTGCCGTTCCGCCGCGATGTGGCCTGGTTGCCGGCGGCGGAGGCCGCTATCCAGCCGCTGCTGGACCAGCTGGACTTCACTGCCGGCCAGCGCAGCTGGGGCTATCAGCTACGCTTTGGTCTGTTCGCAGTCAGCGCGCATGACATGGACCTGATCGCGCGTGCCATGGCCATCGATGCCCCTAGAACTGAGGTCGCCAGCTGA
- a CDS encoding WYL domain-containing transcriptional regulator yields MDRTERFYKIELLIRSRECVSFAELLEALEVSPATLKRDLQYLRERMDAPIEYDAMANGYRFGQAWRGAQHELPGVWFSEKELHALLTMHQLLSGLDEDGILTRHLQPMFDKLTGMLGADEQEAKELMKRVKLISTARRRVPSASFETVGSALVKRQRLRLRYRKRTSDSGRQVSERTVSPLRLVHYRNTWYLDAWCHASEGLRRFALDAMEAAEPLDEKAKAVSAKQLEAELDQGYGIFAGASTQRALLVFSAETAQWVAQEEWHPAQTSEWLADGRWQLSVPYVDATELLMDLLRHAGHVQVLAPAALKNAYAQRLRAAVEQLT; encoded by the coding sequence ATGGACCGCACCGAACGCTTCTACAAGATCGAGCTGCTGATACGCAGCCGGGAGTGCGTCAGCTTTGCCGAGTTGCTGGAGGCGCTGGAGGTGTCGCCGGCGACCTTGAAGCGCGATCTGCAATACCTGCGCGAGCGCATGGACGCGCCGATCGAGTACGACGCGATGGCCAACGGCTACCGCTTCGGCCAGGCCTGGCGCGGTGCCCAGCACGAGCTGCCGGGCGTGTGGTTCAGCGAAAAGGAGCTGCACGCGCTGCTGACGATGCACCAGCTGCTGTCCGGCCTCGACGAAGACGGCATCCTGACCCGCCACCTGCAGCCGATGTTCGACAAGCTGACCGGCATGCTGGGTGCCGATGAGCAGGAGGCCAAGGAGCTGATGAAGCGGGTCAAGCTGATCAGCACCGCGCGGCGGCGCGTGCCCTCGGCCAGCTTCGAGACGGTGGGCAGCGCGCTGGTCAAGCGCCAGCGCTTAAGGCTGCGCTACCGCAAGCGCACCAGTGACAGCGGCCGCCAGGTCAGCGAGCGCACCGTCTCACCGCTGCGCCTGGTCCACTACCGCAACACCTGGTATCTGGATGCCTGGTGCCATGCCAGCGAGGGCCTGCGCCGCTTTGCCCTGGATGCGATGGAGGCCGCCGAGCCGCTGGACGAGAAGGCCAAGGCGGTCAGCGCCAAGCAGCTGGAGGCCGAACTGGACCAGGGCTACGGCATTTTTGCCGGTGCCAGCACCCAGCGGGCCCTGCTGGTGTTCAGCGCCGAAACGGCGCAATGGGTGGCGCAGGAGGAGTGGCACCCGGCCCAGACCAGCGAGTGGCTGGCCGATGGCCGCTGGCAGCTCAGCGTGCCCTACGTCGATGCGACCGAGCTGCTGATGGACCTGCTGCGCCATGCCGGCCATGTGCAGGTGCTGGCGCCGGCGGCGCTGAAGAATGCCTATGCGCAGCGGCTGAGGGCCGCGGTGGAACAGCTGACTTAG
- a CDS encoding D-Ala-D-Ala carboxypeptidase family metallohydrolase: protein MAITLKQYWKNRDVEFANELTPELRANATETVRRANQLLMIYHAATGNTTPDNVNSGWRPPSVNAATKNAAKNSPHLSCEAVDLSDDVEAIDQWLASDAGRQALIDCDLYAEVASATPRWAHLQTRKTASGNRIFKP from the coding sequence ATGGCCATCACCCTGAAGCAGTACTGGAAGAACCGCGATGTCGAGTTCGCCAACGAGTTGACGCCCGAGCTGCGCGCCAACGCGACCGAGACCGTGCGGCGCGCCAACCAGTTGCTGATGATTTACCACGCGGCCACCGGCAACACCACGCCCGACAACGTCAACAGCGGCTGGCGGCCGCCGTCGGTCAACGCGGCGACCAAGAACGCGGCAAAGAACTCGCCGCACCTGAGTTGCGAGGCGGTCGACCTCTCGGACGATGTGGAAGCCATCGATCAATGGCTGGCCAGCGACGCCGGCCGCCAGGCCCTGATCGATTGCGATCTCTATGCCGAGGTGGCCAGCGCCACGCCGCGCTGGGCCCATCTGCAGACGCGCAAGACGGCCAGCGGCAACCGCATCTTCAAACCCTAA